From the genome of Eremothecium gossypii ATCC 10895 chromosome I, complete sequence:
GGTCACAGACCGGTCGACAACCAACGCGCTGATCTGCTTCCTCTGCCTGCTCTACCCGCGGTGGACGCCGGTGTTCCAGCTGCTGATCGCGCTGGACCTGTCCAGCCACTACATGCACATGTACGGGTCGCTGTCGTGTGGCGACTCGCACAAGAAGATCGAGAAGGACCAGTGGCTGTTGCACATGTACTACTCGCGCCGCGACGTGCTGTTTGCGGTGTGCTTTCTCAACGAGCTGTTCTACTTCGGTATCTATCTGGCGGGCTTCCCGCAGCTATGGCACTTGTGGCTGCCGGGGCTTGGTCGCCTGCACTTCGGCACGCTGGTAGCGCTGCTGTGTCTGCCCGGATACGTGTTCAAGCAAATCACAAACGTGGTGCAGCTAAATCGCGCGGCGTTGCTGCTTGCGCACATGGACGCGCGTGATGCAACACGCCGCCTCCGCGCAAAGCATGAGTAGCCTTTGCACTTCAATATCACATGTTATAGTCATATGTAGCCTCTGCCGCATAACAAGTACACCCGCCGTCGGCGTCGGGAAGTGCAAATGGTCACGTGCCTGTGCTGTTGCCGTCTAGTTCACAGCCTGCCAGAATCTGGCAGATACCTGGTTCCTTGGCCCAGTTGGTTAAGGCACCGTGCTAATAACGCGGGGATCAGCGGTTCGATCCCGCTAGGAACCATTTTTATTTTTGCGATAACTTTCGCGGTTTCGCCCATGTGTTATCTCGGAGTCACGGCAGCCAGATGACTTCGCTCTCGCCTTCCATGGAGCACTCACTGGAAGCCATTCCAAATTGTATTAACAAGCTTACGATCCATCAAGATCGTATATAAGTTGGCGGCGGGGCTGGCGTTATGCAGGAGTGCAGGCCGCTACTGATGAAATCGACGCTGCCGAATGACGACCGTGGGGTCGCAATCAGGCGTAAAGACAGTTGGGTACCGTCGGAGCATTCGTCAGAGGTGGGCGATGAGGCGTCGAGTGCAGGTTTTGCGGGGAAGTACCACAGCACCTACAGGAAGCTGGAGAACCGGCATGTGCAGTTGATAGGGATATCGGGGGTGATTGGAACAGCGCTGTTTGTGTCTATCGGGAAGGCGCTGTATCGAGGCGGGTCTgtgtcgctgctgctggggTTTGCGCTGTGGTGCGTGCCGATCCTGTGCATCACGGTGTCAACGGCGGAGATGGTGTGTTACTTGCCATTGAACTCGCCGTTTCTGCGGCTGGCGTCGCGCTGTGTGAACGACTCGCTGACGGTGATGGCAGGGTGGAACTTCTGGTTTCTGGAGTGCGTGCAGATACCGTTTGAGATTGTGGCGGTGAACTCGATAATCCACTACTGGCGCGACGACTACTCTGCGGCGATCACGCTGGTGGTGCAGGTGATGCTGTATCTGCTGATCAGCCTATTCGCGGTGCGGTACTACGGCGAGATTGAGTTCTGGCTCGCGAGCTTTAAGGTGCTGCTTGCTGTGGGGCTGTTCTGCTTCACGTTCGTGACGATGGTGGGGGGGAACCCCAAGCGCGACCGCTACGGCTTCCGGTACATCGGCGAGGCGCCGTTCAAGCAGTACTCGCCCACCATGGAGCCTATCTCGTCTTCTGCAGGGTACTTCCAGGGCTTCCTGGCCTGCCTGATCCAGGCATCCTTCACCATTGCGGGGCCGGACTACGTTTCAATGATTGCGGGCGAGACAAAACTGCCGCGAAAGGTGCTGCCCGTCGCCTTCAAGCAGGTATTCATCAGACTGACGGTCTTGTTCTTGGGCGGCTGTCTGTGTGTGGGGATTGTCTGCAGTGCGAACGATCCGGACCTCACAGCCGCGATCAATGCATCTCGGCCCGGTGCGGGCTCCTCACCGTATGTCATTGCCATGAACCATCTAGGCATTAAAATACTGCCCGACATTGTCAATGCCGCATTAGTAACGGCCGCATTTTCTGCCGGCAATGCCTACACATACTGCTCATCGCGGTCGCTCTATGGGCTGGCACTCGACGGCTATGCGCCCGCGATTTTCAAGCGCTGTAACCGCTTCGGGGTGCCGATCTATGCCGTAAGCGTTTCGGTCATGTGGTCGGTCCTCAgtctgctgcagctcaaCAGCAACAGTGCCGTCGTGCTGAACTGGCTCATCAGTCTTATCACCGCGTCGCAGCTCATCAACTTCGGCGTCCTCTGCGTCGTCTACCTCTACTTCCGCCGAGCATACCTGGCCCAGCAGGACAACCTTCCGGAGCTTCCGTTCAAGTCCTGGTGGCAGCCGTATACCGCCTATGTCGGCTTGACCTGCGTGCTGCTGATCGTAGTCGTCCAGGGCTACACCGTCTTCTACAGCGCGTTGTGGAACGTGAAGGACTTCTTGTTCTGCTACCTGATGGTCTTTATCGATATTGCCATCTACTTGGGCTACAGGTATATCTGGCGCAGGGGCAAGGATGCGGTGATCCCGCCCACGGAAGTCGATCTAACTACAGGACTACTGGAAATCGAGTTACATGAGCGGCACCACGGTTTCGAGCGGTACTCCTTTTTCCATGTCGACGACTGAGCAACATTGTTCGACTCGGCATTTATTCTCCGTCTTGTAAGCCCTTTTTATCATGTGACTCTATCTTACACCCCCCGCTCAATCAGCACCCTGCCCCCCAATTGGACTATAGTAATGGATGCAGAGTCATTGTGCAGCTAGGTTAGGATGTAGACGATATGCCTTTTTGGCACACCTCTCTAAAACCTAAGGGCATCTATGTGCTCTTCGCTGGCTGTGGGGATGAAATATGTCTATATAGAGGTGTTAATCCCTGGGCCGAACGTTGCCAAAAGGCGGACTGACAGCCGTGAGTGGTTATCGATATCGGGTCAATAACCGACCCCCGCACCTCCACGTGCTGGGATGCCGTGCTTATAGAACTTGCCTCGGGGAAAGTGGCTACATTCGCTGCGAATGGCTCTTTGACTACATCATTTATGCAGGTCCCTTTTGTCATGTATTTTCGATACGTAGTACACAATCAGATGCACATTGCGGACTGTGTGTGCCGCTATGTCTCGCGGCACTTAACGGCGTGATGGGCCAATCGGACAGCTGATCTTACTTATCAGTGTTGCTTGTCTTCGAAGAATTGATAATATGATTTAGCTGCCATGCAGATGCCGGTGCGAATGTAGCGACTAGCTCGAAATAATGGGTCTGCAAGGAGGCATCTAAAGGGTATTTATATACATGAGCAGGCGGTATCCATGAAGGAAGCACACAACGGATGCGCCACGGGCGACCAGCCACACGGGCTTCAATATAACCACCCGATCTCAGATGAGTAGTGTCAAGACTGCAACACGTTGCAGAGAGGAGGATTGCCCGCAGGGCAGGGAGCAGGGGACAGCTGGGCGGATGAAAGGCGCGGGCCGGCGGCCATTCCATCTCAAAGGCAAGATTAATAAAACGCATTTTAAAGCCAAGGAAAAGGTACCTGATGTGCGAAGAGGGGATGCAGATATGCTACTGATCGAGCTGCATGATCTCTTTGACTTCCGGCACTGCATGCAGTCGGGGAATACAGGAGAAATGAAAGTCGATCTCGATGAGGTTGCTTCGATTGAATATATACACGATCCAGCCTGTGTATACAAAAAAAAAGGCCCTGTACCCCTGCAACCAGATGACGATGAGGATGTGGGCAGCGAAACATCGGCCGAACCATTGGATCCGCTGACCGACGTGGAGCAGAGCGGCGTGGGATTTTTGGCGTCGGGTGTCTATTCGGCAATCCCTGAGAGGTGTAGTGGTGGCATGTTCCTAGAGTCTAGCTGCCACCGCGATGTACCGAATAAGCAGACGCTATTCCTACTTTTGCATGACCTAATACAGGGTGATGCCTATGATGAATGAGAGGGCAGGCACCGTTTCAGCATCTAGCATCTATTGTTCTCGATTTGTTCTAGCGTTCCACCATCTTCTGACGTCTC
Proteins encoded in this window:
- the PIS1 gene encoding CDP-diacylglycerol--inositol 3-phosphatidyltransferase (Syntenic homolog of Saccharomyces cerevisiae YPR113W (PIS1)) yields the protein MTFLEPRGDEKGFNASFCANFIAVHLTDVIMRIAQAQQETTVTAKQVLRYIPNCIGYMRVATMVVACFLMKNHPAWTTVVYGVSCLLDALDGTMARRYGQTSRFGAVLDMVTDRSTTNALICFLCLLYPRWTPVFQLLIALDLSSHYMHMYGSLSCGDSHKKIEKDQWLLHMYYSRRDVLFAVCFLNELFYFGIYLAGFPQLWHLWLPGLGRLHFGTLVALLCLPGYVFKQITNVVQLNRAALLLAHMDARDATRRLRAKHE
- the AGP2 gene encoding Agp2p (Syntenic homolog of Saccharomyces cerevisiae YBR132C (AGP2)), producing the protein MQECRPLLMKSTLPNDDRGVAIRRKDSWVPSEHSSEVGDEASSAGFAGKYHSTYRKLENRHVQLIGISGVIGTALFVSIGKALYRGGSVSLLLGFALWCVPILCITVSTAEMVCYLPLNSPFLRLASRCVNDSLTVMAGWNFWFLECVQIPFEIVAVNSIIHYWRDDYSAAITLVVQVMLYLLISLFAVRYYGEIEFWLASFKVLLAVGLFCFTFVTMVGGNPKRDRYGFRYIGEAPFKQYSPTMEPISSSAGYFQGFLACLIQASFTIAGPDYVSMIAGETKLPRKVLPVAFKQVFIRLTVLFLGGCLCVGIVCSANDPDLTAAINASRPGAGSSPYVIAMNHLGIKILPDIVNAALVTAAFSAGNAYTYCSSRSLYGLALDGYAPAIFKRCNRFGVPIYAVSVSVMWSVLSLLQLNSNSAVVLNWLISLITASQLINFGVLCVVYLYFRRAYLAQQDNLPELPFKSWWQPYTAYVGLTCVLLIVVVQGYTVFYSALWNVKDFLFCYLMVFIDIAIYLGYRYIWRRGKDAVIPPTEVDLTTGLLEIELHERHHGFERYSFFHVDD
- a CDS encoding AAR039Wp (NOHBY108; No homolog in Saccharomyces cerevisiae; Syntenic homolog of Kluyveromyces lactis KLTH0F11330g), whose product is MSSVKTATRCREEDCPQGREQGTAGRMKGAGRRPFHLKGKINKTHFKAKEKVPDVRRGDADMLLIELHDLFDFRHCMQSGNTGEMKVDLDEVASIEYIHDPACVYKKKGPVPLQPDDDEDVGSETSAEPLDPLTDVEQSGVGFLASGVYSAIPERCSGGMFLESSCHRDVPNKQTLFLLLHDLIQGDAYDE